A section of the Campylobacter lanienae NCTC 13004 genome encodes:
- the hemH gene encoding ferrochelatase: MKKVVVLLNMGGVDELAQVRVFLKNMFNDPYILGIKNRYLRAFVAWMITTMRVKSATQNYLQLGGKSALGDITRSLISKLNAKFGSDNLIFDYAMNYTPPFAFDTFKKYKDADEIVLFPLYPHHSTTTILSSLKSAQKALSDLKIEAKVSIIEYFYNNTKFNNIICNHIIKTLGDDDATGIDLIFSAHSLPQKIIDNGDLYEKHLREHVGILSSLLNSRGVRFKSITLAYQSRLGPIKWLEPNLSEVLPNLTSKRAMIYPISFCIDNSETDFELAIEYKHIADESKFEYYNVVKAPNDSDEFAQFIANSI, from the coding sequence ATGAAAAAAGTAGTTGTACTATTAAATATGGGCGGTGTTGATGAGCTAGCTCAAGTTAGAGTATTTTTGAAAAATATGTTTAATGATCCATATATTTTAGGGATTAAAAATCGCTATTTAAGAGCCTTTGTAGCTTGGATGATAACTACAATGCGGGTTAAATCAGCCACGCAAAATTATTTGCAATTAGGTGGCAAATCTGCTCTAGGCGATATCACAAGATCGCTAATATCTAAATTAAATGCCAAATTTGGTTCAGATAATCTAATCTTTGATTATGCGATGAATTATACTCCGCCTTTTGCTTTTGATACCTTTAAAAAATATAAAGACGCTGATGAGATAGTGCTATTTCCACTATATCCGCACCACTCTACAACCACAATTCTCTCAAGCCTTAAATCAGCCCAAAAGGCTTTAAGTGATCTTAAAATTGAAGCAAAAGTTAGTATAATAGAGTATTTTTATAATAATACTAAATTCAATAATATCATATGCAATCACATTATCAAAACTCTAGGCGATGATGATGCTACCGGTATTGATCTGATATTTTCGGCGCACTCTTTACCGCAGAAGATTATAGATAATGGGGATTTGTATGAGAAGCATTTAAGGGAGCATGTGGGGATATTAAGCTCTCTTTTAAATAGCCGTGGAGTGAGGTTTAAAAGCATTACTCTAGCCTATCAATCCCGCCTTGGCCCAATCAAATGGCTAGAGCCGAATTTAAGTGAAGTTTTGCCGAATTTAACAAGCAAAAGAGCAATGATATATCCTATTAGCTTTTGTATTGATAACTCTGAGACTGATTTTGAGTTAGCGATTGAGTATAAACATATTGCTGATGAGAGTAAATTTGAGTATTATAATGTGGTAAAAGCGCCAAA